One window of Dehalobacterium formicoaceticum genomic DNA carries:
- the rodA gene encoding rod shape-determining protein RodA, which yields MFNTRFLKNIDWIFMGSLLAIILVSLVILRSASANVFDDPYYFVKRQVLWAVVGLLLMFFVASFDYSYLARFGNYIYLVNIALLLAVFVLGYESKGAQRWIDLGFFDLQPSELAKVAIIISFAAFLVKRQGGLETIWDLIPCLVYVGIPLLLILKQPDLGTSLVFLAILLGMLWVGGANPRIIMIILLVILLFVLIIFGILFISTDGFQKVPEDLPIPLPFKPYQLLRLVIFINPDMDPLGAGYHVIQSKVAIGSGGFWGKGYQQGSQVQGDFLPEHHTDFVFSTIGEELGFLGGIGVLGLYLILLWRMIYIAKDARDLFGSLIVTGVASMLVFQILINTGMTMGIMPVTGIPLPFLTYGGSGMLSNMIAMGLVLSVNLHKQNLLF from the coding sequence ATGTTTAACACGCGATTTCTTAAGAACATTGACTGGATTTTTATGGGGAGTCTTTTAGCTATCATCTTGGTTAGTTTAGTGATTTTGCGCAGTGCATCTGCCAACGTATTCGACGATCCTTACTATTTTGTTAAAAGACAGGTTTTATGGGCTGTGGTGGGATTGCTTCTGATGTTTTTTGTCGCGTCCTTTGATTATTCTTATTTGGCACGCTTTGGCAATTATATTTATCTGGTCAATATCGCCTTGTTACTTGCCGTTTTTGTCTTAGGTTATGAGTCCAAGGGTGCTCAAAGATGGATTGATTTAGGGTTTTTTGACCTGCAGCCATCAGAACTGGCCAAAGTTGCGATTATTATCAGTTTTGCTGCTTTTCTTGTCAAAAGACAGGGCGGTTTGGAAACTATCTGGGATCTGATACCTTGCTTAGTTTACGTTGGGATTCCCTTACTATTAATCCTGAAACAGCCAGATTTGGGGACCTCCCTGGTGTTTCTGGCTATTCTTTTGGGCATGCTTTGGGTTGGAGGAGCTAACCCCAGAATTATCATGATTATTTTGCTGGTTATTCTCCTTTTCGTTCTGATTATTTTTGGTATCTTATTTATTTCTACGGATGGCTTTCAAAAGGTACCGGAGGATCTGCCGATACCCTTGCCCTTTAAGCCCTACCAGCTTTTACGGCTTGTAATTTTTATTAATCCGGATATGGATCCTTTAGGAGCCGGATACCATGTGATTCAATCCAAAGTTGCCATTGGCTCCGGAGGCTTTTGGGGAAAAGGGTATCAGCAGGGATCCCAGGTGCAAGGAGATTTTTTGCCGGAACATCATACGGATTTCGTTTTTTCCACCATTGGTGAGGAGTTGGGGTTTTTAGGGGGTATCGGTGTTTTAGGTTTATATTTAATACTTTTATGGCGCATGATTTATATTGCCAAAGATGCCAGGGATTTATTTGGCTCTCTGATTGTCACCGGGGTGGCTTCTATGCTGGTCTTTCAGATCCTGATCAATACAGGGATGACCATGGGTATTATGCCTGTAACAGGAATTCCTCTGCCCTTTTTAACATACGGTGGAAGCGGTATGTTAAGCAATATGATCGCCATGGGTCTGGTTTTAAGCGTTAATCTCCATAAGCAGAATCTTCTCTTTTGA
- the minE gene encoding cell division topological specificity factor MinE, with the protein MMSFGDFLGRFFSKENGNSKNIAKDRLRLVLVHDRSNVSPEIMEQLKEDLIDVINKYLEIDQTALDVSLSTTDDDSIALVANIPILGMRRQIS; encoded by the coding sequence ATGATGAGTTTTGGTGATTTTCTTGGCCGGTTCTTTAGTAAAGAAAACGGAAACAGTAAGAATATAGCAAAAGATCGTTTGCGTTTGGTCTTAGTGCATGATCGGTCGAATGTTTCTCCTGAGATCATGGAACAATTGAAAGAAGATTTGATCGATGTGATCAATAAATATTTGGAGATAGACCAGACTGCCTTGGATGTTTCCTTAAGTACCACAGATGATGATTCCATCGCGTTAGTGGCTAATATACCTATTTTAGGCATGAGGCGGCAAATATCATAA
- the minD gene encoding septum site-determining protein MinD — protein sequence MGEVLVITSGKGGVGKTTATANIGTGLALLGKKVVMVDTDIGLRNLDVVLGLENRIVYDIVDVVRGNCRLKQALIKDKRFEGLFLLPAAQTKDKTAVSEEQMIKLSADLKQEFDFVVIDCPAGIEQGFKNAIAGADKAIVVTTPEISAVRDADRIIGLLEAAGLNDPKLVVNRIRPQMVKKGDMMSIEDMIDILAVDILGIVPDDEAIVVSTNRGEPVVLDNTSLSGEAFRNITKRILGEEVPLLNLEPNVGWFEKLKRFVTRS from the coding sequence ATGGGAGAAGTATTGGTCATAACTTCCGGTAAAGGTGGTGTTGGCAAAACCACAGCCACTGCCAATATCGGAACAGGCTTGGCGTTATTAGGGAAAAAGGTAGTAATGGTGGATACCGATATCGGATTAAGAAATTTAGATGTAGTTTTGGGTTTGGAAAATCGGATTGTTTATGATATCGTGGATGTGGTGCGGGGAAATTGTCGTTTAAAACAGGCTTTAATTAAAGATAAAAGATTCGAAGGTCTCTTTTTACTGCCGGCTGCGCAAACGAAAGATAAAACGGCAGTTTCGGAAGAGCAAATGATTAAGCTAAGCGCTGATCTGAAGCAAGAATTTGATTTTGTAGTGATAGATTGTCCTGCCGGTATAGAACAAGGTTTTAAAAATGCCATTGCCGGGGCAGATAAAGCAATTGTGGTTACCACCCCTGAGATATCTGCTGTTCGGGATGCAGACCGGATTATCGGTCTATTAGAGGCAGCAGGTCTGAACGACCCGAAGTTGGTGGTGAATCGGATCAGACCCCAGATGGTAAAAAAAGGCGATATGATGAGCATTGAGGATATGATCGACATTTTGGCCGTAGATATTTTAGGGATTGTACCGGACGATGAGGCTATTGTCGTTTCCACGAATCGGGGAGAGCCTGTTGTTTTGGATAATACCTCTCTCTCCGGCGAAGCTTTTCGTAACATTACCAAACGCATCCTGGGAGAGGAAGTTCCTTTGCTCAATTTAGAGCCGAATGTGGGTTGGTTTGAAAAATTAAAAAGATTTGTGACCAGATCTTAA
- the minC gene encoding septum site-determining protein MinC, whose translation MEQEVFDGVVGEDTLLVQKTLRSGQSIRHSGNVVVLGDINPGAEIIAGGHVMVAGTVRGVVHAGASGNQAATITAFHINPIQLRIGSIIFQRTDENRLDSEHLVTARIDKGRIIIDKI comes from the coding sequence ATGGAACAAGAAGTGTTTGATGGAGTAGTGGGAGAAGATACGCTGTTAGTCCAAAAAACATTGAGATCCGGCCAAAGCATTAGGCACTCCGGTAATGTGGTGGTTTTAGGAGATATCAACCCCGGAGCAGAAATTATTGCCGGAGGGCATGTCATGGTTGCTGGAACGGTGCGTGGTGTAGTCCATGCCGGAGCTTCCGGTAATCAGGCAGCAACAATTACTGCCTTCCACATCAATCCCATCCAGCTAAGAATCGGGAGCATTATTTTTCAGAGAACTGATGAGAACAGGCTTGATTCGGAGCATCTGGTGACAGCCAGGATTGATAAAGGAAGAATCATTATTGATAAAATTTAA
- the mrdA gene encoding penicillin-binding protein 2 → MKDRENVKKLNIFFGVIVVIFIVLGLRLFQLQVVQADAYAHLSDKNKFRITSIAARRGNIYDRNKEVLATSKPVFTISLTGGEIEEKESVAALMAEILQDPEITQESILQSLEDQSRRYEPVVIKRLPYDEGIQMVSRIEEKREDLPGVVIREEPMRYYPQGELAGHIIGTVGLINQEELETLEEYNYGRNDWIGKTGLEKTFERFEQGNKEIGLRGKHGADQVEVNAKHQPVSTWSHKDPIPGNSLMLTIDAKLQSVMETSIEETLLRLQKQRPKAKAGAGVLIDVKTGAILAMASAPYLNPNDFANGLSPDKVSYYWDEKLKPTFNRAIAGTYPPGSTFKPMTGLAALASGKISPLDTVYCGPSNWAKPRARCTGTHGNVNLYRAMAVSCNTYFQEMGQRIGIDQLHKTGQELGLGQLTGIELPGEATGLLPSKEWKEASFTGWESTWRIYDTYFMSMGQGYNLYTPLQLANYVATIANGGTRMKPYLVDKIISSDGETVLTEFQPTVAGKVDATDQMIDEIKKAMRAVTEPGGTAYSLFKDFPSSIGVAAKTGTAQTGLPGDDNSKDYHGVFVAFAPYDDPEVAFAGLMEYGYHGGSSAGLVAKAVFEEYFKLKRQPIPDTLPSSME, encoded by the coding sequence TTGAAGGATAGGGAAAACGTTAAAAAATTAAATATTTTCTTTGGTGTGATCGTGGTTATCTTCATTGTTTTAGGACTAAGACTTTTTCAATTACAAGTTGTCCAGGCCGATGCCTACGCTCATTTATCCGATAAAAATAAATTTCGTATTACCTCGATCGCGGCGCGGCGCGGCAATATATATGATCGTAATAAAGAGGTCCTGGCCACCAGTAAACCGGTATTTACCATTTCATTAACCGGTGGAGAAATTGAGGAGAAGGAATCTGTGGCAGCTTTGATGGCGGAAATTTTACAAGATCCGGAAATAACCCAGGAATCTATTCTCCAGTCCTTGGAAGATCAAAGCAGGCGGTATGAACCGGTGGTTATTAAACGGCTGCCATACGATGAAGGGATTCAAATGGTGTCCAGAATTGAAGAAAAACGGGAAGATCTGCCGGGAGTGGTCATCAGAGAAGAGCCCATGCGCTATTATCCTCAAGGTGAATTAGCAGGTCATATTATCGGAACGGTAGGTTTGATCAATCAGGAAGAATTAGAAACCCTGGAGGAATATAACTATGGCAGGAATGACTGGATAGGTAAGACCGGTCTGGAGAAAACATTTGAACGTTTTGAGCAAGGAAATAAAGAAATCGGTTTAAGGGGGAAGCATGGAGCGGATCAGGTGGAAGTGAATGCCAAACACCAGCCTGTGAGTACCTGGTCTCATAAGGACCCGATACCGGGAAATTCATTGATGCTCACCATCGATGCCAAGCTCCAGTCAGTGATGGAAACCTCAATAGAAGAAACCCTGCTTAGACTTCAGAAACAAAGGCCAAAAGCGAAAGCCGGGGCTGGGGTTTTAATCGATGTAAAAACCGGTGCCATCTTAGCCATGGCCAGTGCTCCTTATTTGAATCCTAATGATTTTGCCAATGGCTTATCTCCGGACAAGGTTTCCTATTATTGGGATGAAAAATTGAAGCCTACTTTTAACCGGGCCATCGCCGGCACCTATCCTCCGGGATCCACTTTTAAGCCGATGACCGGACTGGCTGCTTTAGCTTCCGGTAAGATTTCCCCTTTGGATACTGTCTATTGCGGACCATCCAACTGGGCAAAGCCTCGGGCCAGGTGCACGGGAACCCATGGGAATGTGAACCTTTACCGAGCCATGGCCGTATCCTGTAATACTTATTTTCAGGAGATGGGTCAACGTATTGGCATTGATCAGCTGCACAAAACAGGACAAGAATTAGGGTTGGGCCAATTAACGGGTATTGAACTCCCGGGAGAGGCAACAGGATTGTTGCCCAGTAAGGAATGGAAAGAAGCATCCTTCACGGGATGGGAATCTACCTGGCGGATATATGATACCTATTTTATGTCCATGGGACAGGGCTACAATTTGTACACGCCTTTGCAATTAGCAAATTACGTGGCTACCATTGCCAATGGGGGGACCAGGATGAAGCCTTATTTGGTAGATAAGATTATTTCATCTGATGGTGAAACCGTGTTGACAGAATTTCAACCTACAGTGGCAGGCAAGGTTGATGCCACAGATCAAATGATTGATGAAATTAAAAAGGCCATGCGTGCTGTTACGGAACCGGGAGGTACTGCTTACTCCCTTTTTAAGGATTTTCCTTCTTCCATTGGGGTAGCGGCAAAAACAGGCACTGCCCAGACAGGACTGCCGGGAGATGATAATAGTAAGGATTATCATGGTGTTTTTGTTGCCTTTGCCCCTTACGATGATCCTGAGGTTGCCTTTGCTGGATTGATGGAATATGGATACCATGGCGGATCCTCTGCCGGTTTAGTCGCGAAGGCAGTCTTTGAAGAATATTTTAAACTAAAAAGACAACCGATTCCCGATACCCTTCCCTCAAGTATGGAGTAG